One segment of Desulfosudis oleivorans Hxd3 DNA contains the following:
- a CDS encoding bifunctional 3,4-dihydroxy-2-butanone-4-phosphate synthase/GTP cyclohydrolase II: MAVLSIEEAIKDVRAGKMVILVDDEDRENEGDLMIAAEKTTPEAVNFMAKYGRGLICLALDAKKVEELDLPLMVDRNTSPFGTGFTVSIEAKQGVTTGISAADRATTILAAVADGARPDDLVRPGHIFPLRARRGGVIVRAGQTEGSVDLARLAGLKPAGVICEVMNDDGTMARMPQLEEFSEAHGIGICTIADLIEYRMRTESFVRKVVETTIPSMFGGIFKVIVYENDMEDFQHIALVKGEIDPDKPVLVRVHSECLTGDIFGSLRCDCGNQLHKAMEMMEKEGAGILLYVRQEGRGIGLVNKLKAYNLQDQGYDTVEANEQLGFKADLRDYGIGAQVLADLGVKKMRLITNNPKKIVGLEGYGLSVVEQIPIEIEANEHNKRYLECKKLKMGHLLNLDCTP, translated from the coding sequence ATGGCAGTACTGAGTATCGAAGAGGCAATAAAGGATGTTCGCGCCGGTAAAATGGTGATTCTCGTTGATGACGAGGACCGTGAAAATGAAGGGGACCTGATGATCGCCGCGGAGAAGACGACCCCCGAGGCGGTTAACTTCATGGCAAAGTACGGCAGGGGCCTGATCTGTCTGGCCCTGGACGCCAAAAAGGTGGAAGAACTGGACCTGCCCCTGATGGTGGACAGAAACACCTCCCCCTTTGGAACCGGTTTTACGGTTTCCATAGAGGCCAAGCAAGGCGTGACCACCGGTATTTCAGCGGCGGACCGGGCCACCACGATTCTGGCTGCCGTGGCCGACGGCGCCAGGCCCGACGACCTGGTGCGGCCGGGTCACATATTTCCTTTGCGGGCACGGCGGGGCGGTGTCATTGTGCGGGCCGGGCAGACCGAGGGCTCGGTGGACCTGGCCCGGCTGGCCGGACTGAAACCCGCCGGCGTGATCTGCGAGGTCATGAACGACGACGGCACCATGGCCCGCATGCCCCAGCTGGAGGAGTTCAGCGAGGCTCACGGCATCGGCATCTGCACCATAGCGGACCTGATCGAGTACCGCATGCGCACCGAGTCCTTTGTGCGCAAGGTGGTGGAGACCACGATCCCCTCCATGTTCGGCGGCATCTTCAAGGTGATCGTGTACGAAAACGACATGGAAGATTTTCAGCATATCGCCCTGGTCAAGGGAGAGATTGACCCCGACAAACCGGTACTGGTGAGGGTTCACTCCGAGTGCCTCACCGGAGACATTTTCGGCTCCCTGCGGTGTGACTGCGGCAACCAGCTGCACAAGGCCATGGAGATGATGGAAAAAGAGGGGGCCGGGATTCTGCTTTATGTTCGTCAGGAGGGCCGCGGCATCGGCCTGGTGAACAAGCTCAAGGCCTATAATCTTCAGGACCAGGGCTACGACACGGTGGAAGCCAACGAGCAGCTGGGCTTCAAGGCCGACCTGCGGGATTACGGCATCGGCGCCCAGGTGCTGGCCGATCTGGGGGTGAAAAAGATGCGGCTGATCACCAACAATCCGAAAAAGATCGTCGGCCTGGAGGGCTATGGCCTCTCCGTGGTGGAGCAGATTCCCATTGAGATCGAGGCCAATGAACACAACAAGCGCTACCTGGAGTGCAAAAAACTCAAGATGGGCCACCTGTTGAACCTTGACTGCACGCCTTAA
- a CDS encoding riboflavin synthase has translation MFTGIVEGFGQIKDLRPSADRGRRICVEAGFAVDDTKVGDSIAVNGACLTVVTIEGRRFEADVAPETLSKTTLGNLRAGEKVNLERALRFSDRLGGHLVTGHIDGTGVIQSKKNTGNAVLVTIGLPRDLGRYMVKKGSVAVDGISLTINDCSPTHVALSIIPHTVSITTIGLRNSGDAVNIETDIIGKYVEHFLSGSGKKPDGGIDMEFLAKKGFM, from the coding sequence ATGTTTACCGGTATTGTTGAAGGATTCGGCCAGATCAAGGACCTGCGGCCGTCGGCCGACCGGGGCCGGCGCATTTGCGTGGAGGCCGGGTTTGCCGTCGATGATACAAAGGTGGGCGACAGCATTGCCGTTAACGGGGCCTGCCTTACCGTGGTGACCATTGAGGGCCGGCGGTTCGAGGCCGATGTGGCACCGGAAACGCTTTCCAAAACCACTCTGGGCAACCTGCGGGCCGGGGAAAAGGTCAATCTGGAGCGGGCCCTGCGGTTCTCCGATCGGCTGGGGGGCCACCTGGTGACCGGCCATATCGACGGCACCGGGGTGATTCAGAGCAAGAAGAACACGGGTAACGCCGTGCTGGTGACCATCGGCCTGCCCCGTGACCTGGGCCGGTACATGGTGAAAAAGGGGTCAGTGGCCGTTGACGGCATCAGCCTGACCATTAACGACTGCAGCCCGACCCACGTGGCGTTGAGCATCATTCCGCATACGGTCTCAATCACCACCATCGGGCTGCGCAACAGCGGCGACGCGGTCAACATTGAGACCGATATCATCGGCAAGTATGTGGAGCACTTTCTTTCCGGGTCCGGGAAAAAGCCGGACGGCGGCATTGACATGGAATTTCTGGCCAAAAAAGGATTTATGTAG
- the ribD gene encoding bifunctional diaminohydroxyphosphoribosylaminopyrimidine deaminase/5-amino-6-(5-phosphoribosylamino)uracil reductase RibD — MDDTYFMNMALGLAERGTGFTSPNPVVGAVVVRDGRVVGQGFHAAAGKPHAEVVAIDDAGELARGADLYVTLEPCNHTGRTPPCTRKICDAGIARVVVATIDSNPHVAGGGIQYLESRGIAVTVGVCEAEAKKQIEWFAKYVTTGRPFVTVKCAMTLDGRIATRTGDSKWVTGEAARAFVHRMRHASDAILVGVGTANADNPRLTARVEGMRTRDPMRIVLDTKLSIREDAAMFDLDSSAETLIVVGPGHDKKKRDRLKGKARFFDAALAIGRIDMAGLMDGLGKMGITSLLIEGGGQVIGAAFAAGIVDKVCFFYAPKILGGDDGVPVCAGAGQEQMKNALPVRNVSVTRFDDDILIEGYVS; from the coding sequence ATGGATGATACCTATTTCATGAATATGGCCCTGGGCCTGGCCGAACGGGGAACCGGTTTTACTTCTCCCAACCCCGTGGTGGGTGCCGTGGTGGTGCGGGACGGCCGGGTGGTGGGCCAGGGGTTTCACGCGGCAGCGGGAAAACCCCACGCCGAAGTGGTGGCCATTGACGATGCCGGTGAACTGGCCCGTGGCGCCGATCTTTACGTGACCCTGGAACCCTGCAATCATACGGGCCGGACCCCGCCCTGTACGCGGAAGATTTGCGATGCCGGCATCGCCCGGGTGGTGGTGGCCACGATCGACTCCAACCCCCACGTGGCCGGCGGCGGCATTCAATACCTGGAGTCCCGGGGTATTGCCGTTACTGTGGGGGTCTGCGAGGCCGAGGCCAAAAAGCAGATCGAGTGGTTTGCAAAATATGTGACCACGGGGCGGCCTTTTGTCACGGTCAAGTGCGCCATGACGTTAGACGGCCGCATCGCCACACGCACCGGCGATTCCAAATGGGTTACCGGAGAGGCGGCCCGTGCCTTTGTGCACAGGATGCGCCACGCGTCCGACGCCATCCTGGTAGGCGTGGGCACGGCCAACGCCGATAATCCCCGGCTCACGGCCCGGGTTGAGGGCATGCGAACCAGAGATCCCATGCGGATCGTGCTGGACACAAAGCTCTCCATTCGAGAGGATGCCGCGATGTTTGACCTGGATTCGTCCGCTGAAACGCTGATCGTGGTGGGGCCGGGGCATGACAAAAAAAAACGGGACCGGCTCAAGGGAAAGGCCCGGTTTTTTGATGCGGCGCTGGCCATCGGTCGGATTGACATGGCCGGGCTCATGGACGGCCTTGGAAAGATGGGGATTACCAGCCTGCTGATTGAGGGAGGGGGTCAGGTGATCGGGGCCGCGTTTGCGGCCGGCATCGTGGACAAGGTATGCTTTTTTTACGCCCCGAAAATTCTGGGCGGCGACGACGGTGTTCCCGTGTGCGCGGGAGCGGGACAGGAACAGATGAAAAATGCGTTGCCGGTGCGGAATGTGTCCGTGACCCGGTTTGATGATGACATTCTGATCGAGGGGTATGTGTCCTGA
- the nrdR gene encoding transcriptional regulator NrdR — MKCPYCGSLDNKVIDSRLSRDDTETRRRRECLECARRFTTYEHVEKAPLMIVKKDGRREEFLKDKVRSGMMSACQKRRISINIIEDFISELEQDLMEMGEHEIPSSIIGEKVMKKLHALDDVAYVRFASVYREFKDVHDFYSELKSLLKKQ, encoded by the coding sequence ATGAAATGCCCGTATTGCGGTTCCCTTGACAACAAGGTGATCGATTCGCGGTTAAGCCGGGACGACACCGAGACCCGGCGCCGGCGGGAGTGCCTGGAGTGTGCCCGCCGGTTTACCACCTACGAGCACGTGGAAAAGGCGCCGCTCATGATCGTCAAGAAGGACGGCCGGCGGGAAGAGTTTTTAAAGGACAAGGTGCGGTCCGGCATGATGAGCGCCTGCCAGAAGCGGCGCATCAGCATCAACATCATAGAGGATTTCATCTCCGAGCTGGAGCAGGACCTCATGGAGATGGGGGAGCATGAAATTCCCTCAAGCATCATCGGCGAAAAGGTGATGAAAAAGCTGCATGCCCTGGATGACGTGGCCTATGTGCGGTTTGCCTCGGTCTACCGGGAGTTTAAGGATGTGCACGATTTTTACTCCGAGCTCAAGAGCCTGCTGAAAAAACAGTAG
- a CDS encoding deoxycytidylate deaminase: protein MDKPHTDKPARPDWHTYFMEITELVARRSTCLRRHVGAVIVKNKRMLATGYNGAPAGVTHCSETGCLRARLNVPSGERHELCRGIHAEQNAIIQAAFHGVSIQGASLYCTNQPCSICAKMIINAGISAVYYKDGYDDPMSLEMLAEAGVELIRLP, encoded by the coding sequence ATGGATAAACCGCATACGGACAAACCGGCCCGACCCGACTGGCACACCTATTTCATGGAGATTACGGAACTGGTGGCCAGGCGCTCCACCTGCCTGCGACGTCACGTGGGAGCCGTGATCGTCAAGAACAAGCGAATGCTGGCCACCGGTTATAACGGGGCACCGGCCGGGGTCACCCATTGCAGTGAAACCGGCTGCCTGCGCGCCAGACTCAATGTTCCCTCCGGCGAGCGCCACGAACTGTGCCGGGGCATTCACGCCGAACAGAACGCCATTATCCAGGCGGCCTTTCACGGGGTTTCCATTCAGGGGGCGTCGCTGTACTGCACCAACCAGCCCTGTTCCATCTGCGCCAAGATGATCATCAATGCCGGTATCTCGGCGGTCTATTATAAGGATGGGTATGACGATCCCATGTCCCTGGAGATGCTTGCCGAAGCCGGGGTCGAGCTGATCCGGCTGCCCTGA
- the glyA gene encoding serine hydroxymethyltransferase has product MIIDYLAQQDPEVAGAVAREVERQQHNLELIASENIASRAVMAAQGSVLTNKYAEGYPGKRYYGGCEYVDQAEQIAIDRAKTLFGAAYANVQPHSGSQANMAVYFALLSPGDTGLGMDLAHGGHLTHGSPVSFSGRLFDFKHYGVKKETGTIDYDQVADLAKTHRPKMIIAGASAYPRTLDFEKFAQIAASVEACLVVDMAHIAGLVAAGVHPSPVPHADVVTSTTHKTLRGPRGGLILSARADFGKALNKEIFPGIQGGPLMHVIAAKAVAFGEALTDGFVAYQQQVVKNARALAAHLMEQGIELVSGGTDNHMMLADLRNISVTGKAAETALERAGLTLNKNAVPFDTENPTVTSGVRIGTPVMTTRGMKEPEMAVVAGLIVNVLKNISNDTVIQATRKRVMELCEAFPIYRDNDNG; this is encoded by the coding sequence ATGATCATTGACTATCTGGCACAGCAGGACCCCGAGGTGGCCGGGGCCGTTGCCCGTGAAGTGGAGCGGCAGCAGCACAACCTGGAACTGATCGCATCGGAAAACATCGCCAGCCGGGCCGTAATGGCGGCCCAGGGAAGCGTGCTGACCAACAAATATGCCGAGGGGTACCCGGGCAAACGCTATTACGGCGGATGTGAATACGTGGACCAGGCCGAGCAGATCGCCATTGACCGGGCCAAAACCCTGTTCGGCGCCGCCTACGCCAATGTCCAGCCCCACTCCGGTTCCCAGGCCAACATGGCGGTCTATTTTGCCCTGCTGTCGCCCGGCGACACGGGACTGGGCATGGACCTGGCCCATGGCGGCCACCTGACCCACGGCAGCCCGGTGAGTTTTTCCGGCCGGCTGTTTGACTTTAAACACTATGGCGTAAAAAAAGAGACCGGCACCATCGACTATGATCAGGTGGCCGACCTGGCGAAAACCCACCGGCCGAAAATGATCATCGCCGGCGCCAGCGCCTATCCCCGAACCCTGGATTTTGAAAAGTTCGCGCAGATCGCCGCGTCAGTGGAGGCCTGCCTGGTGGTGGACATGGCCCATATCGCCGGCCTGGTGGCGGCCGGGGTTCATCCGTCGCCGGTTCCCCACGCGGACGTGGTCACCTCCACCACGCACAAGACGCTGCGCGGCCCCCGGGGCGGCCTGATTCTTTCAGCCAGGGCCGATTTCGGAAAGGCCTTGAACAAGGAGATTTTTCCCGGCATTCAGGGCGGGCCCCTGATGCACGTGATCGCGGCAAAGGCCGTGGCCTTTGGCGAGGCCCTTACCGACGGTTTTGTGGCCTACCAGCAGCAGGTGGTAAAAAACGCCCGCGCACTGGCCGCGCACCTGATGGAACAGGGCATTGAGCTGGTATCCGGCGGCACCGACAATCACATGATGCTGGCCGACCTGCGCAACATCAGCGTCACCGGCAAAGCCGCCGAGACCGCCCTGGAACGGGCCGGCCTGACCCTGAACAAAAACGCCGTGCCCTTTGACACGGAAAACCCCACCGTGACCAGCGGGGTCCGCATCGGCACCCCGGTGATGACCACCCGGGGCATGAAGGAGCCGGAAATGGCGGTGGTGGCCGGGCTGATCGTGAACGTGCTGAAGAACATTTCCAACGATACCGTGATTCAGGCCACCCGGAAGCGGGTCATGGAGCTGTGCGAGGCCTTTCCGATTTACCGTGACAACGACAATGGATAA
- the acpP gene encoding acyl carrier protein, whose translation MSIEDKVKRILAERLEVDPSEIRPDAEFISDLGADSLDIVELLMSLEDEFDIEISDDEAEQIMTVKDAVEFITKRL comes from the coding sequence ATGTCCATTGAAGATAAGGTTAAACGCATTCTGGCCGAGCGGCTTGAGGTCGATCCCAGTGAAATCCGGCCGGATGCCGAGTTTATCAGCGACCTGGGCGCCGATTCCCTGGATATTGTGGAGCTGCTCATGTCCCTGGAGGACGAGTTTGATATCGAGATATCCGACGATGAGGCCGAGCAGATCATGACGGTGAAGGACGCGGTGGAGTTTATCACAAAACGGCTGTAG
- the fabG gene encoding 3-oxoacyl-[acyl-carrier-protein] reductase produces the protein MTMPGHQKRVVVVTGGSRGIGRAICLAFADAGTRVYVNYAASVDQAEETKKQVEARGGSAVCIQADVSREADVTALFKTVVAESGRIDVLVNNAGISRDGLVPRMSGADWDDVMAVNLRGAFFCIKAASRQMLKQRGGRIINITSVVGFSGNAGQANYAAAKAGLAGLTRSVALEFASRNITVNAVAPGLVNTDMAAGLSDQDRERIAEKIPLGRMGTSDDVAGVVAFLASDAAAYITGQVVHVNGGLYL, from the coding sequence ATGACCATGCCAGGCCACCAGAAACGCGTTGTTGTTGTCACCGGCGGGTCCCGTGGTATCGGCCGGGCGATCTGCCTTGCCTTTGCCGATGCCGGCACCCGTGTCTATGTCAATTATGCCGCATCGGTCGATCAGGCCGAAGAGACAAAAAAGCAGGTTGAAGCGCGGGGTGGATCGGCTGTCTGCATTCAGGCCGACGTGTCCCGTGAGGCGGATGTAACAGCCCTGTTCAAGACCGTGGTGGCCGAGTCGGGCCGCATAGACGTGCTGGTGAACAATGCGGGCATTTCCCGGGACGGGCTGGTGCCCCGCATGTCCGGGGCGGACTGGGACGATGTGATGGCCGTCAATTTACGGGGCGCGTTTTTCTGCATCAAGGCCGCCTCCCGGCAGATGCTCAAGCAGCGCGGCGGCCGGATTATTAACATCACCTCCGTGGTGGGGTTTTCCGGCAACGCGGGCCAGGCCAATTACGCGGCCGCCAAGGCGGGCCTGGCCGGGCTGACCCGGTCCGTGGCCCTGGAGTTTGCCTCCCGGAACATCACGGTCAATGCCGTGGCGCCGGGCCTGGTAAACACCGACATGGCGGCCGGGCTTTCCGACCAGGACCGGGAACGCATCGCGGAAAAGATTCCCCTGGGCCGCATGGGCACCTCGGACGATGTGGCCGGGGTGGTGGCGTTTCTGGCCTCGGACGCGGCGGCTTACATCACCGGCCAGGTGGTTCATGTCAATGGCGGCCTTTACCTGTAG
- the rpmF gene encoding 50S ribosomal protein L32 yields MAVPKRRKSKSKRDMRKSQHKVAPINVSSCPQCGEAKLHHRACPSCGTYKDRTVIETEA; encoded by the coding sequence ATGGCTGTACCGAAGCGAAGAAAATCAAAGTCAAAAAGAGACATGCGCAAATCCCAGCACAAGGTGGCGCCGATCAACGTATCCTCATGCCCCCAGTGCGGCGAGGCCAAACTTCATCACCGGGCATGCCCTTCCTGCGGCACTTACAAGGACCGCACCGTGATCGAGACGGAAGCCTAG
- a CDS encoding DVU0298 family protein produces MTTRQIKKEVAALLTRPDAADDMEKIAAFPARQVINPLIGFLCRKGDPVQQRAVEAIAEVTARLAETDMERARVIMRRLMWSLNDESGGIGWGAPEAMGAILARHAGLAAEYAKILFSYIHPDKNFLEHDDLRMDAFRGILRLARARPRIVEQFRGHLTPYGHDPDVAVQRMVKEIFLQIDGPPSA; encoded by the coding sequence TTGACCACCCGGCAGATCAAAAAAGAGGTGGCCGCCCTGCTGACCCGGCCGGACGCCGCCGATGACATGGAGAAAATCGCCGCCTTTCCGGCAAGGCAGGTGATCAATCCCCTGATCGGTTTTCTGTGCAGAAAAGGCGACCCGGTCCAGCAGCGGGCCGTGGAGGCCATTGCCGAGGTCACGGCCCGGCTGGCGGAAACCGACATGGAGAGGGCCCGGGTGATCATGCGTCGCCTGATGTGGAGCTTAAACGACGAATCCGGAGGCATCGGGTGGGGGGCCCCCGAGGCCATGGGCGCGATTCTGGCCCGGCATGCCGGGCTGGCCGCGGAATATGCCAAGATCCTGTTCTCCTACATTCACCCGGACAAGAATTTTCTGGAGCACGACGACCTTCGCATGGACGCCTTTCGCGGTATCCTTCGGCTGGCCAGGGCCAGGCCCCGGATCGTTGAGCAGTTTCGCGGGCATCTGACACCCTATGGTCATGATCCGGATGTGGCGGTCCAAAGAATGGTAAAAGAAATTTTTTTACAAATCGACGGACCGCCATCGGCCTGA
- a CDS encoding multiheme c-type cytochrome, protein MKNHFLVVCVWLTVCLAPVCAPAGQSFEVSQFISPDTCSGCHSDIYAQWKNSMHGLAHKDPIYQKVAKFFLTGLTDPGEVEESESCVKCHTPVGVVSGFPKKTSDDWSKTPEIATHGIQCDFCHSAVSAEKMYNNGMVLSPGNGEADPGIKRGPIKDPVPEFHEAEFSEFHTGAEICGTCHNVKHVAFGTDLETTYDEWAAGPYNSDDPAKRVVCQECHMRQKPGLPATGSTPRPDNPGYASDIGPERDHVYTHYFVGANNFVPQQFGDTEKTAMAVERLTHAATLTLDTTGIKKGRLTVTVSNTGAGHKLPTGLTNARQMWLEVTVKSKKDGQVLYASGALNADGYVADSATVYHTIFGDGKGKPVDNISLAREILTDQRIPPGQAVTETFKLPAKTPCKDVVVSVRLQYRICSQKLLDLVLGKGALSVPVVTMAQIETSL, encoded by the coding sequence ATGAAAAATCATTTTTTGGTTGTCTGTGTATGGCTGACAGTCTGTCTGGCGCCTGTCTGTGCCCCTGCCGGCCAGTCCTTCGAGGTATCCCAGTTCATTTCCCCTGATACCTGCAGCGGATGCCACAGCGACATCTACGCCCAGTGGAAAAACTCCATGCACGGCCTGGCCCATAAGGACCCCATTTACCAGAAGGTGGCAAAGTTTTTTTTAACCGGCCTGACCGACCCCGGCGAGGTGGAGGAGTCCGAGTCCTGCGTCAAGTGCCACACCCCGGTGGGCGTGGTGAGCGGCTTTCCAAAAAAGACCTCGGACGACTGGTCAAAGACCCCGGAGATCGCCACCCACGGGATCCAGTGCGATTTCTGCCATTCGGCCGTGAGCGCGGAAAAGATGTACAATAACGGCATGGTCCTGTCGCCGGGTAACGGCGAGGCCGATCCCGGCATCAAACGGGGCCCGATCAAGGATCCGGTGCCCGAGTTCCACGAAGCCGAGTTTTCGGAATTTCATACCGGCGCTGAAATCTGCGGCACCTGCCATAACGTCAAGCACGTGGCGTTCGGCACCGACCTGGAGACCACCTATGATGAGTGGGCCGCCGGCCCCTACAACAGCGACGATCCGGCAAAGCGGGTAGTGTGCCAGGAATGCCACATGCGCCAGAAGCCCGGCCTGCCGGCCACCGGTTCCACCCCGCGGCCCGACAACCCCGGTTATGCGTCGGATATCGGCCCGGAACGGGACCACGTGTATACTCATTATTTTGTGGGCGCCAACAATTTTGTGCCCCAACAGTTCGGCGACACGGAAAAAACGGCAATGGCCGTTGAGCGGCTGACCCATGCCGCTACCCTTACCCTGGATACGACAGGGATAAAAAAGGGGCGCCTGACGGTGACGGTGTCCAATACCGGGGCCGGCCACAAGCTGCCCACCGGCCTGACAAACGCCCGACAGATGTGGCTTGAGGTGACGGTGAAAAGCAAAAAGGACGGGCAGGTGCTTTATGCTTCCGGGGCTTTGAATGCCGATGGCTACGTGGCAGACAGTGCGACGGTTTACCATACGATTTTCGGGGACGGCAAGGGCAAACCGGTGGACAACATCTCCCTTGCGCGTGAGATCCTTACGGATCAACGCATACCGCCCGGGCAGGCCGTGACCGAAACCTTTAAACTGCCGGCCAAAACCCCCTGCAAGGATGTGGTGGTTTCGGTCCGGCTTCAGTACCGCATCTGCTCCCAGAAACTGCTGGACCTGGTGCTGGGCAAGGGCGCGCTCTCAGTACCGGTGGTGACCATGGCCCAGATTGAAACCAGTCTGTAG
- a CDS encoding SAVED domain-containing protein encodes MPKEVTRYIKKEVERELWARAAGRCQFAGCNRLLYKSPVTQENVNISEKAHIYAFSERGPRGWGQFSFNRKLLNDVSNLMLMCHDCHKTIDQDKGGKKYSAELLIGWKNEHEKRVAIVTGVNPEKKSHVILYGANIGEQKSSLQPEEAKAALFPLKYPAEEKTINLSMKWEGKDDEKGYWDTESKNLRDAFQRKLIPLIETADPYHLSVFAIAPMPLLTLLGSLLNDKVPVDVYQRRREPHPTWQWADTPKNFDFLIKPPNTFLHPPALLLSLSDSIAHDRVTSVTGKDISIWEVTIEKPGNDFLTSREQLSIYRRTVRSLLVDIGKAHGKATPLSIFPAMPVACAVELGRVRMPKADSKWIVYDQNNLKKKFIKALEIT; translated from the coding sequence ATGCCGAAAGAGGTCACGAGGTATATAAAAAAGGAAGTTGAAAGAGAGCTGTGGGCGAGAGCGGCAGGCAGGTGTCAATTCGCTGGTTGTAATCGGCTATTATATAAGTCTCCGGTGACACAGGAGAACGTCAACATATCTGAAAAAGCGCACATTTATGCATTTTCAGAGCGCGGTCCACGAGGTTGGGGGCAATTCTCTTTTAATCGAAAACTCCTCAACGATGTATCAAATCTTATGCTTATGTGCCATGACTGCCATAAAACAATTGATCAGGATAAAGGAGGGAAAAAATACTCAGCGGAACTTCTGATTGGTTGGAAAAACGAACATGAAAAACGAGTTGCAATTGTAACGGGTGTCAATCCAGAGAAGAAGTCCCATGTCATTTTATACGGAGCCAACATAGGCGAACAAAAATCCAGTTTACAGCCAGAGGAAGCCAAGGCTGCTCTTTTTCCTTTGAAGTATCCGGCTGAGGAGAAAACAATAAATCTTTCCATGAAATGGGAAGGTAAAGACGATGAAAAAGGATATTGGGACACCGAGTCAAAAAATTTACGAGATGCCTTTCAGCGAAAACTTATCCCTCTCATTGAGACCGCAGATCCATATCATCTGTCCGTTTTTGCAATCGCCCCTATGCCTTTATTAACTCTCTTAGGCTCATTATTGAACGACAAGGTTCCGGTGGATGTATATCAGCGTCGTCGGGAACCCCATCCAACCTGGCAATGGGCCGACACCCCCAAAAATTTTGATTTTTTAATCAAACCGCCCAACACATTCCTTCATCCACCGGCTCTTTTGCTTTCATTAAGCGATTCAATCGCACATGACCGGGTGACATCAGTGACCGGGAAAGACATATCCATTTGGGAAGTTACGATTGAAAAACCCGGTAATGATTTCTTGACATCCAGAGAACAGCTTTCAATTTATCGACGAACAGTTCGTTCACTATTGGTTGATATTGGAAAGGCACACGGGAAAGCCACGCCTTTAAGTATTTTTCCCGCCATGCCGGTTGCCTGTGCCGTCGAATTAGGCAGGGTAAGAATGCCAAAAGCAGACTCAAAATGGATTGTTTATGATCAGAACAACTTAAAGAAAAAGTTTATAAAGGCGTTGGAAATAACATAA